A region of Vanessa tameamea isolate UH-Manoa-2023 chromosome 21, ilVanTame1 primary haplotype, whole genome shotgun sequence DNA encodes the following proteins:
- the LOC113404637 gene encoding uncharacterized protein LOC113404637 isoform X3, with product MIRRVLFFTIFMQITRNALVQSAKQQVQLSDSYLPVAMQVIAHLTDQMAFEVKDDVTPRPTKPTTTTRKPLDVTTPFHKPGLYAPTSPPKPSDRVKPKTSQNNYVLLPLENNSQYTIIEPQEKRTEEPLLAAHNEEVKPILEPLPNVPHHLLPYETDLKVSSRSDGYDEINEESLQYLSPNVRDMIRMAHDPDDERLVDVWEGLRANPAEVSTKGKLSSSNLRLLLLYDLLSRDAKRQKLSDYSGFSPDVMKSLVDSSDGGARAQLSLALSKMVERHDCGHEYANNRAKEMVVELAKDESLLSSELRYLQPLVYRF from the exons ATGATCCGAcgagtattattttttacaatattcatgCAAATTACAAGAAATGCACTG GTGCAATCAGCCAAGCAGCAGGTCCAGCTTTCGGATTCCTATCTCCCTGTCGCAATGCAGGTGATAGCGCACCTCACGGACCAGATGGCTTTTGAGGTGAAAGACGACGTAACGCCGCGCCCCACGAAACCCACGACCACCACTCGGAAACCACT aGACGTTACCACACCATTCCACAAGCCTGGATTATACGCACCGACATCACCACCCAAACCATCAGACAGAGTGAAACCAAAAACATCACAAAACAATTACGTTCTCCTACCCCTTGAAAACAATTCTCAGTACACAATCATAGAACCACAAGAGAAGAGAACAGAAGAACCGCTACTAGCAGCTCATAATGAAGAAGTAAAACCAATATTAGAACCTCTGCCAAACGTACCCCATCACCTCTTACCTTATGAGACTGATTTGAAGGTCTCAAGTCGTTCTGATGGCTATGACGAAATAAATGAAGAAAGCTTGCAGTACTTATCACCAAATGTCAGGGACATGATCAGAATGGCTCACGATCCTGACGATGAAAGGCTTGTTGATGTTTGGGAGGGGTTGAGGGCAAATCCAGCTGAAGTATCTACTAAAGGGAAGCTATCGTCTTCTAACTTGAGACTGCTTCTCTTGTACGATCTTCTGAGCAGAGACGCGAAAAGACAGAAACTGTCGGATTACAGT GGTTTCTCACCAGATGTAATGAAGTCCCTTGTAGACTCATCAGACGGCGGCGCCAGGGCTCAACTGAGCCTGGCCTTGTCAAAGATGGTGGAACGACACGATTGCGGCCACGAATACGCCAACAATCGGGCCAAGGAAATGGTCGTTGAGTTGGCCAAAGACGAATCGCTTCTGTCGTCAGAGTTGAGATATTTACAGCCTCTCGTTTATAGattctaa
- the LOC113404648 gene encoding uncharacterized protein LOC113404648 has translation MSRILITAVICLLVSRECSLRTLPDAEDSVVSVYTTQPSTSGASIDVYHQIANNIAERITSPIYRFLGIEKNTTQSSTTKRPWDKIELLEEAPEDVSKLATSPIGNDISNDKDVEELSTDALKKINRKPEKITLFSSYLPFVKEKIELNETINEVGDDDEIFGFEDVDDGEAEPKPRDGPFVFVLEILGSIVQLLYGGVVALFSSSKST, from the exons gtctCAAGAGAATGTTCACTACGCACCCTCCCAGACGCAGAGGACTCAGTCGTGAGCGTGTACACAACACAGCCTTCCACCTCCGGTGCCAGTATCGATGTTTACCATCAGATCGCTAACAACATTGCTGAAAGGATAACATCGCCCATATACAG GTTTTTGGGTATTGAAAAGAATACGACGCAATCTTCAACAACAAAACGCCCATGGGACAAAATCGAACTTCTTGAAGAAGCACCAGAAGACGTCAGTAAATTAGCGACATCCCCAATCGGTAACGACATATCCAACGACAAAGATGTTGAGGAATTATCTACAGATGcattaaaaaagattaatagGAAACCAGAAAAGATAACACTATTCTCCAGTTACCTACCATTTGTAAAAGAAAAGATAGAACTCAACGAGACTATTAATGAAGttggtgatgatgatgagatCTTTGGTTTTGAAGATGTTGACGATGGCGAAGCCGAGCCAAAACCTCGTGACGGaccttttgtttttgttttagaaatactTGGTAGTATTGTACAGTTATTATATGGAGGTGTTGTTGCATTATTCTCGTCGAGTAAATCAACTTAA
- the LOC113404637 gene encoding uncharacterized protein LOC113404637 isoform X2 — translation MIAAMIRRVLFFTIFMQITRNALVQSAKQQVQLSDSYLPVAMQVIAHLTDQMAFEVKDDVTPRPTKPTTTTRKPLDVTTPFHKPGLYAPTSPPKPSDRVKPKTSQNNYVLLPLENNSQYTIIEPQEKRTEEPLLAAHNEEVKPILEPLPNVPHHLLPYETDLKVSSRSDGYDEINEESLQYLSPNVRDMIRMAHDPDDERLVDVWEGLRANPAEVSTKGKLSSSNLRLLLLYDLLSRDAKRQKLSDYSGFSPDVMKSLVDSSDGGARAQLSLALSKMVERHDCGHEYANNRAKEMVVELAKDESLLSSELRYLQPLVYRF, via the exons ATG ATCGCAGCGATGATCCGAcgagtattattttttacaatattcatgCAAATTACAAGAAATGCACTG GTGCAATCAGCCAAGCAGCAGGTCCAGCTTTCGGATTCCTATCTCCCTGTCGCAATGCAGGTGATAGCGCACCTCACGGACCAGATGGCTTTTGAGGTGAAAGACGACGTAACGCCGCGCCCCACGAAACCCACGACCACCACTCGGAAACCACT aGACGTTACCACACCATTCCACAAGCCTGGATTATACGCACCGACATCACCACCCAAACCATCAGACAGAGTGAAACCAAAAACATCACAAAACAATTACGTTCTCCTACCCCTTGAAAACAATTCTCAGTACACAATCATAGAACCACAAGAGAAGAGAACAGAAGAACCGCTACTAGCAGCTCATAATGAAGAAGTAAAACCAATATTAGAACCTCTGCCAAACGTACCCCATCACCTCTTACCTTATGAGACTGATTTGAAGGTCTCAAGTCGTTCTGATGGCTATGACGAAATAAATGAAGAAAGCTTGCAGTACTTATCACCAAATGTCAGGGACATGATCAGAATGGCTCACGATCCTGACGATGAAAGGCTTGTTGATGTTTGGGAGGGGTTGAGGGCAAATCCAGCTGAAGTATCTACTAAAGGGAAGCTATCGTCTTCTAACTTGAGACTGCTTCTCTTGTACGATCTTCTGAGCAGAGACGCGAAAAGACAGAAACTGTCGGATTACAGT GGTTTCTCACCAGATGTAATGAAGTCCCTTGTAGACTCATCAGACGGCGGCGCCAGGGCTCAACTGAGCCTGGCCTTGTCAAAGATGGTGGAACGACACGATTGCGGCCACGAATACGCCAACAATCGGGCCAAGGAAATGGTCGTTGAGTTGGCCAAAGACGAATCGCTTCTGTCGTCAGAGTTGAGATATTTACAGCCTCTCGTTTATAGattctaa
- the LOC113404637 gene encoding uncharacterized protein LOC113404637 isoform X1, which produces MRFKVLLFQIAAMIRRVLFFTIFMQITRNALVQSAKQQVQLSDSYLPVAMQVIAHLTDQMAFEVKDDVTPRPTKPTTTTRKPLDVTTPFHKPGLYAPTSPPKPSDRVKPKTSQNNYVLLPLENNSQYTIIEPQEKRTEEPLLAAHNEEVKPILEPLPNVPHHLLPYETDLKVSSRSDGYDEINEESLQYLSPNVRDMIRMAHDPDDERLVDVWEGLRANPAEVSTKGKLSSSNLRLLLLYDLLSRDAKRQKLSDYSGFSPDVMKSLVDSSDGGARAQLSLALSKMVERHDCGHEYANNRAKEMVVELAKDESLLSSELRYLQPLVYRF; this is translated from the exons ATGCGATTTAAAGTGCTG TTGTTTCAGATCGCAGCGATGATCCGAcgagtattattttttacaatattcatgCAAATTACAAGAAATGCACTG GTGCAATCAGCCAAGCAGCAGGTCCAGCTTTCGGATTCCTATCTCCCTGTCGCAATGCAGGTGATAGCGCACCTCACGGACCAGATGGCTTTTGAGGTGAAAGACGACGTAACGCCGCGCCCCACGAAACCCACGACCACCACTCGGAAACCACT aGACGTTACCACACCATTCCACAAGCCTGGATTATACGCACCGACATCACCACCCAAACCATCAGACAGAGTGAAACCAAAAACATCACAAAACAATTACGTTCTCCTACCCCTTGAAAACAATTCTCAGTACACAATCATAGAACCACAAGAGAAGAGAACAGAAGAACCGCTACTAGCAGCTCATAATGAAGAAGTAAAACCAATATTAGAACCTCTGCCAAACGTACCCCATCACCTCTTACCTTATGAGACTGATTTGAAGGTCTCAAGTCGTTCTGATGGCTATGACGAAATAAATGAAGAAAGCTTGCAGTACTTATCACCAAATGTCAGGGACATGATCAGAATGGCTCACGATCCTGACGATGAAAGGCTTGTTGATGTTTGGGAGGGGTTGAGGGCAAATCCAGCTGAAGTATCTACTAAAGGGAAGCTATCGTCTTCTAACTTGAGACTGCTTCTCTTGTACGATCTTCTGAGCAGAGACGCGAAAAGACAGAAACTGTCGGATTACAGT GGTTTCTCACCAGATGTAATGAAGTCCCTTGTAGACTCATCAGACGGCGGCGCCAGGGCTCAACTGAGCCTGGCCTTGTCAAAGATGGTGGAACGACACGATTGCGGCCACGAATACGCCAACAATCGGGCCAAGGAAATGGTCGTTGAGTTGGCCAAAGACGAATCGCTTCTGTCGTCAGAGTTGAGATATTTACAGCCTCTCGTTTATAGattctaa